TGCCATACTTTTAAGGCTTTTTGTGGACTGGTTATATCTCCATTAACCCACAATGGCAGGTTTATTTGCTGACGTACCTGAGCAATCAGATCATAACTCGCTTCACCACGATACATTTGTGTACGTGTACGGCCATGTACCGCCAGAGCGGCAATTCCTGCCTCCTGCGCCAGATGGGCAATGGTTAGTATATTGCGATGCTCATCATCCCACCCAAGCCTTGTTTTCAAAGTTACAGGCACATCTACTGCATTAACTACAGCTTGTAAAATTGCTTCAACCAATGATTCATTCTGTAATAAAGCACTGCCTGACAGTACATTACATACCTTTTTGGCTGGACAACCCATATTGATATCAATGACGTCTGCACCACGGGCAACATTATAGCGTGCAGCTTCTGCCAGTTGCTGCGGTTCACTTCCAGCTATCTGAACTACCTTGATACCGCTTTCACCCTTATAATCTGCACGCTGCAAAGTTTTACGAGTAAATTGCAAGCTTGGATCACTGGTAATCATTTCACTGACTGCCCAGCCGGCTCCGAACTCACGACACAGCTGGCGAAAGGGTTTATCAGTTATACCAGCCATGGGAGCCAACGCAACAGGGGCTGTCAGCTGATAACAACCTATTTGCATATTCAGTAAACTAATTATGGGAAAACAATATTCAGAGGTGAATTATTGTACATTTTTTAGGCAATCACTCCAAATATAAATACCAATATTTAACCAAAGAGAGGTGATGCTGCATCCTTTCAACTACTCGTAAAATGGAAATTTTGTTCTAAGCAAAAGCCATTACAACAAAGTTTTTATGTAGGATATAAAATTAAATTTTCAACCAACTAAAGATACCAGCAATAACCAAAAAGCTGCTAATGAAGAAATATTAAAACAGACGAACAACAGATTTAATTATTGAATTGATTCGCATATAACTAAAATTAGCTACTGAAAACTGACTAAAATGAATATAAGAAAACGTCCAACGAAAATAGGTTTTTAAACTAAATCATCATGTATTAACAATTGAATCAATATAATGTTGAAAAAAAGCATAGCACCTGATTTTTTCTGGCTATTAGATTAGTTGCTATTTAATATGCAACTGCAACCATAAGAATTTATGTCAAATATGCTTAGAAGATTTAGAACATTGAAACCAAGCCTAAACCAGAATTTTAGCTAAAAACTAAACAACCCAATCAAGAATGTGTTGCTGAATTTTGACAGCACTCAGTCCCATCTGATCTAATAGCTGTTCTGAATCACCATGCTCAGTTACAATATCAGGTATGCCCAGTGTGAGAACCGGTTTGACTAAATTATGCTGTGCCAGCACTTCAAGCACTGCACTGCCAGCTCCACCAATCCTACTATTTTCTTCAATGGTCACCAAATAATCATGTTCAGCAGCCAGATGAAGTAAAAGTTCGGTATCCAGTGGTTTAACAAACCGCATATCAGCCACTGTAGCGTCGATAGCATCCGCTACACACATAGCAGCTGATACCATACTTCCAAATGCAATTAAACCAATCCTTTGCCCCTGACGACGTACTACCCCCTTACCAATTGCTACAGTTGCCAAATTCGTACCAGCTGGTACACCTGTACCTGCCCCTCTAGGATAGCGTACAGCAGCTGGCTGATTGAGCTGGTAACAGCTAGATAGCAGTAAACGACATTCATGTTCATCGCTTGGTACGGCAATAACCAAATTAGGCACACAACGAAGGTAGCTTAAATCATAAACACCTGCATGTGTCGGACCATCAGCACCTACAATTCCGCCACGGTCAATAGCAAACAAAACTGGTAAATTCTGCAAAGCAACATCGTGAATGAGCTGATCATACGCTCGTTGCAGAAAAGTGGAATAAATAGCTACTACCGGCTTCATTTGCTCACAGGCCAGACCTGCCGCAAACGTGACTGCATGCTGCTCCGCAATTCCGACATCAAAATAACGTTCCGGATAACGACGAGCAAACTCCACTAGTCCACTGCCTTCTCGCATAGCAGGGGTAATAGCCAGCAGTTTTTTATCTGCCGCCGCCTGATCAATTATCCATTGGCTGAAAATCTGGGTATAAGTCGGTTTGGAAGCATTTGCACCAGAAGAATACAGGCCCTGAGCCGGATCAAAAGCACTGACAGCGTGAAAAGTTACAGGATCATTTTCTGCCAGTTTGTAACCTTGGCCTTTTTTGGTAATGATATGCAATAATTGCGGCCCTTTCCGGTTGCGCATATCCTGAAGCACATCTACAAGCTGAATAACATCATGTCCATCAACTGGTCCAGAATAAGTAAAGCCAAAATTATCAAATAAGGACAGCGTTTCCGAAGTGGTACTTTCTTCAATTAGGCCTTTGATTTTGTTTTCTACCCGCTGCGCTACATCCAGCGCCCCGGGTACCATACCCAATACCTTTTCTGATTTTTGCTTGATTGATTTCACCAGTCCTTTAACATCATGCAAAGGATTTCTGGCCAGATATTTCGGAAGAGCACCAACGTTAGGAGAAATAGACATCTCATTGTCATTTAAAATAACAAGTAAATCCACGTCCATATCACCAGCATTATTCAACGCTTCAAACGCCTGCCCTGCTGTCATAGCACCATCACCAATAATCGCCACACTTCGATTGTTTCTGTGCTGCAATTTATCGGCCACTGCCATACCCAATGCCGCACCGATAGAGGTAGAAGAATGGCCTACACCAAATACATCGTATTCAGATTCACTGCGTTTCGGAAATCCGGCCAGACCGCCAAACTGGCGCATCGTAGCCATTTTTCCTTTACGGCCGGTCAGAATTTTATGCGGATAACTCTGATGACCCACATCCCATACCAAATGGTCCTGTGGCGTTTGGTACACATAGTGTAGGGCTACAGTTAACTCAACTGCACCCAAATTACTCGCAAAGTGCCCCCCTGTCTTGCTTACTGATTCCAGCAAATACGCACGCAATTCATCTGCCAGTTGGGGTAACTGGCTTTTTTGCAAACGACGCAAATCCTGTGGTAGATCAATTGTATCAAGGAGAGGGGTAGGATTCATGATCAGACTTTACTTATTATGAATAAATTCAGACAATATAGGCTATTAGCACTACCAATCTGATTGCAGCGCAATTATATACTAGCCTACCCCCTGTTCGGGGGTATTCATTCTATGTCAGGACATTATTTCAATCTAGATTAATTATAAATAATTAGCACCTCCAGCCACATAAGCTCTGCTACCAGAGGCAGTAACTACCTTAAGAAATTATTCACGATGGTAGGGATGATTATGCAGAATAGACTGAGCACGATATAGCTGCTCAGTCAGCAACACCCGTACCATTCCGTGCGGTAAAGTCAGGCTCGACAATCGCATCAACATATTTGCCCGCTGTTTCAAATTGGTCGTCATGCCATCAGCTCCACCAATAATAAAACACAGATTATCGCCCTGCTGTTGCCATTTCTTTAAACTATCGGCCAGTTCCATTGAAGTGGGTGCCTTACCACGCTCATCCAATACAATCAGATAACTATGTGCGGGTATGGCTGCAACAATGCGCTGTTCTTCAGCTGCCATAGCCTGCGCGGCATTAACACCGGCACCTCGTTTTTCAGGTTTGATTTCTTTAAACTGAAACTGAATTTCTCGGCCAAATCTTTTGCTGTAATCACGCACCGCATGATCCACCCATTGCGGCATCTTCGTTCCTACAGCCAATACGGTAATATTCATTCAATCACAAAAAAAATCAGAATCCGTCAATCAGCAGCCTGCCATGGTTTAGCTGCGCCAGCATGAAAAGAAGGCTTCTCACCACCCCATAATGCTTCTATATCATAATAATCACGCACCGCTGGCTGCATTACATGTACGACAAGATCACCTGCATCAACCAGAGCCCATTCACCACTATCCAGCCCCTCAGTACTGATAATTTCATAACCAGCTTCTTTTAATTCTACAGCCACATTGTTAGCCAGCGCTTTTACCTGACGCGTACTGTCACCACTGGCAATAATCATTCGCGAAAACAGCGAAGTTTGTGCTGAAGTATCCAACACAGTAATATCTTTACCTTTAATATCTTCAAGTGCATCCACGCAAATGGCAACCATATTGTCCCATTGAGCGATAAGATTTTCATCCATACTGTTTATTTCCTAATGTGTAAAAAAGCATTTCCTGCTCGAAAATGCATTAAAACAGGCAAATTATGCCCGATAAAGGTTTTCTTGGTCGATATATTTGGCTACTGCAGCCGGTACATCATCATGCTTTCCTTTTGACCATTCTGCACGGATTTCATGGGAACTTACCGGTAAAAATGATGCCTGTAATAATTTAGCCCGACCGCCATCCGCACCGTCTGGTGTAGTCAAATTCTTAGCCAAAGCTTCTGGAAGCCAACCCTGCAAATCATTCGGCAACTCAGTTAAACCTTGTCTGCCACGCTGAGCAATAGCTAGATTCACACTTTGCAATAAAGCCTGATAACGATACCAGTTAGGCAGCTGTAATAATGAATCCATACCCAGCAACCACCATAACTGCGTTTGTGTAAATACCTGTCGAAATAAAGAAACCGTATCAATCGTATAGGTAGGTCCTTTACGCCGCACATCACAATCAGAAACACTGAAACGTTTATCCATAGCAATTACCTGCTCTACCATGTACAACCGTTGTTCTGCGGTTGAATTAGACTGTCTCAGTTTATGATATGGATCACCAGCCGGAATAAATATCACATTATCCAGCTTTAATTCATCTGCAAAAGCCTGCGCAATATGAATATGGCCATTGTGTGGCGGATCGAACGTACCACCAAACAAACCAACTCGCTTCATACTTTATTTCCATTCACCACAATATTCAGTTTTCCCGTAATGGGATGGATCACCAGACCGTGTACCTTTATTTCACTTGGCATCAACGGATGCTTACGTATCATATTAACAGAATGCATAATCGCGTCTTCCACACTATCAAAATCTGTCAACCACTTATGAAAATCCACACCAGCATTCTCCAGTATCTCCAAACGTTCATCACTGATACCACGTGCCCGCATACGATCCAACATATCTGGTACATGTAACTCCTGCATACCACAGTCATAATGCCCAATTACCATGATTTCGTGTACGTTCATTTCAAAGACTGCCACCAGCAACGAGCGCATCACTGAACCCCACGGATGAGTAACCAAAGCACCGGCATTGCGAATCACTTTGGCATCCCCATTTTTCAATCCTAGCGCCCGAGGCAGCAAATCCAGAATTCTTGCGTCCATACAAGACACAATGGCCAGATTTTTTTCAGGATATTTGTCAGTAAAAAACTGCTCGTATTCTTCAGCATCCACAAACTTCTGATTAAAGTCCATAATCTCATCAATTAAAGACATCATTTCTCCATTATCATTTATATAAATCAGTGATTACGAATCATATCGGGTACAATCAGCATTCAAGACCGCGGCTAAAAATATTCAGGCAGCCATAACGGCTGCCTGTTATCAACCAAACTACATTATGCTCCAAGCCATAAAAGTTTAAATGCCCATAAAACCGCAATTATCCATACCATATAAGATACATCTTTAACCCTACCACAGAACAATTTAATCAGGGCATAACTGATAAAGCCCATGGCAATACCATCCGCAATAGAATAAGCGAAAGGCATAAAAATCAGAGTAAAAAATGCTGGCGCTGCTTCAGAAACATCTTTCCAGTCAATCTCAGTCATACTGCGCATCATCAGCACGCCAACATACATCAATGCAGGAGCAGTCGCATAGGGAGGAACACTCGCAGCCAGTTTAGAAAACCATAAACTTGCCAGCATCAAAATACCTACTACAACCGCCGTTAAACCTGTGCGCCCGCCAGCAGCCGCGCCCGCTGCTGATTCCACATAAGCCGTAGTAGAAGAAGTACCTAGTCCAGCTCCCACCACAATGGCCGTAGAATCAGCTAACAATGCTTTTTTCACCCGTGGCAACTTGCCGTCTACTAACAACCCTGCGCGACCAGCTACGCCAATCAGAACCCCTGTACTGTCAAATAAATCGACAAAGAAAAAAACAAAAATAACACTTACCAGACTCATGGTAAATAAATCATGAAAATCCAGCTGTAAGAAAGTAGGAGCTAATGAAGGTACTGGTGCAAACACACCCTGAAACTGATTGATACCCATCAACGAAGCTACAGCCGTAATGGTTAAAATACCAATAATAATCCCGCCGCGTACCCGAAAATGCTCCAATGTGACGATAAAGCAGAACCCAACAATTGTCATCAATACCTGAGGTGAATGAATATCGCCCAAACTAACCAAAGTTGCCGGATTAGAAACCACAACACCGGCACTTTTTAAGGCTACCAGAGCAAGAAACAGCCCAATACCCCCACCAATGGAAAACTTAAGCGAATTCGGTAAAGAATTCACTATTGCCTCGCGCACCTTAAATAAGCTCAGGATAATAAAAATGATACCCGAAACAAAAACCGCGCCCAACGCCACTTGCCATGAAATACCCATACCTTTCACTACTGCATAGGTAAAATAGGCATTCAGTCCCATACCCGGTGCCAGAGCAATCGGATAATTTGCTATTAGTCCCATCATCATGCAAGCAAATGCCGAGGAAATACAGGTAGCCACAAAAACGGCACCGAAATCCATTCCTGCATCCTTCAGAATGGATGGGTTGACTACCAGAATATAACTCATTGCCAAAAAAGTAGTCAGGCCTGCCAGCACCTCAGTGCGCACACTACTGCCACTTTCTTTAATTTTAAAAAAACGATCCAAAAAAGAAATACCCACTGGGCTCATGCCAATTCCTTTTAATACCGAAAAAAGGCCACACAAAACCGGCTAACACAATTAAACAGATAGGTAACCGGACAAAAACACTACCATATTGCAGCTAATCGAATAACCAATACAGCCTTCTTGTTTGTATTTATATGCATATTGATCTGCATTTCCAAACCTCATTAGCGCTTTGCTTTCCTCTGCTTTCCTAATGAATTATTCATTCGGCCAAAACAATTTTTCCGCGTAACGAGAATGTATGTGCCTCAGTAATTTCCAACTCAACCATTTGATTTATCAGACGTGGATGGCCGGTAAAATTTACCACTCTGTTATTAGCTGTTCGAGCCTGCAACTGATCTGGATCCTTTTTGGAGACACCTTCCACCAGACAGCGCTGTACACTTCCAAGCATTGATTGATTAATACGAGCCGTTTCAGCCTCTATCACTTCATTTAAAGCCTCCAGCCGACGTACCTTTTCAGTATGTGGCGTATCATCTGGCAAATTAGCCGCAGGCGTACCTGGCCGCGGACTATAAATAAAGACGAAACTTAAATCAAAAGCCAGATCCTGTACCAGCTTCAACGTCTGCTCAAATTCTCGTTCCGTTTCACCCGGAAATCCTACAATAAAATCTGAGCTCAAACATAAATCCGGACGTATAGCACGTAATTTACGAATAATATGTTTATATTCCAATGCAGTATAGCCACGTTTCATTGCTGCTAGCACACGATCAGAACCAGACTGTACTGGCAAATGCAGATGCGATACCAATTTTGGCAAGTCCCGATAGCACTCAATAATAGCGTCAGAAAATTCACGAGGATGGCTCGTTGTGAAACGCATGCGCTCAATACCAGGTATCTCATGGACAATACGCAGCAAAGTAGCAAAATCACATATTTCACCATTGCCCATATCGCCCCGATAAGCATTTACATTCTGCCCTAGCAGGTTAATTTCCTTAACACCTTGTTGAGCCAGTCCGGCAATTTCAGTTAACACATCCTCCAATGGACGAGAAAACTCTTCACCACGCGTGTAAGGGACAACACAGAAACTACAATATTTGGAACAGCCTTCCATAATGGAAACAAAAGCCGCTCCTCCCTCTACACGTGCCGGTGGCAAATGGTCAAATTTTTCTATTTCAGGAAAAGAAATATCTACCTGAGAAAGACCACTCGTCTCCTTATCCAAAATCATTTGCGGCAAACGGTGCAAAGTCTGCGGTCCAAAAACAACATCTACATAAGGCGCCCGCTGAATGATTGCCTCACCTTCCTGAGAGGCCACACAGCCGCCCACTCCGATGATTAAATTCGGATTTTTAGCCTTTAACGGCCGAATACGTCCCAAATCTGAAAATACTTTTTCCTGAGCTTTTTCCCGTACTGAGCAAGTATTAAACAGAATAATATCCGCATCTTCAGCTCTGTCAGTACGCTCTAAAGATTGCCCTTCCGCAAGTACAGACAGCATTTTTTCGCTATCATACTCATTCATTTGACAACCAAAGGTTCGTATAAATACTTTTTTCATAACACCTAACAATATTATTCAACCTGAGGATTATTCGGGCGGATCAACTCATTCTGTTCCTCATCCGTCAACACCCAGATTTCTTGAATCTGATTCATCCTGTCAAAGCGTACCGCTATCGGAGAGTTCTTGAATCTAGGCAAATTATTATAAGTAATAAAACGGTTATTAGCATCATGCACTCTTACGGCACGACTCAATTGAAATGTTTTATTACTATTGATTAAGCCCAGACTCAGGGTACGTAACCAGGCCTTTTTCGCAGTTCCCAATACAACCTGTTGCCCCTCAGCATTTTTCAGCACTACAATCTGAACATCGCGAGGTAAAATACGGCCTGCCCATGCAAATGAAGCAGTCAACAAAATCAAACCACATAACGCCAAACGCAAGTACTTCATAGTTTCTCCTTGAATAACAATGGTTAATTTACGGGAAACAATTATACGCAGAAGACGATTTATCAGCAGCCATTCTAGCAAAGCAGTCAAATGAGAACTGATAAATAAAATAATGAAATTATTAATCTGCGTTTAAACATTTAATTACATCATATCGAGCTTCAACTAAAGATATATATATGGATTGGATGGAATATCATCATGTACAAAGATTTAGCTAAGAATTAAGAATTTAATAGCGCTACTAAATAATCAGTGTTAACAAATTCACCTAGCAAACAATTCAATTCATACCATACATCTTATACTTATAATTATTGCTAGTTATACCCATTAATTATTGCGTGAATCCTCATTTTTTACTTAATGACAAAGCGACCAAATCTTCTTTTAATAAAACTTGTCGATACCTATCAAGCATTTAAAATAATTTCACAAGTAAAATTTCTACACAATCATAATTGTATTAACGAGCAAATAAACAAAATGAAACAAGCCAGCCTAACGGCTGGCTTGTATTTGAAGTCTGATTACTCAGCAACAGCTTCAGTTTCAGGTGCTTTCTCTACTAACTCAACCAGAGCCAATGGAGCATTATCACCTTTACGGAAACCATATTTCAAAATGCGCAGATAGCCACCATTTCGATTAGCGAAGCGCGGGCCCAATTCATTAAATAACTTTACAACAACTTCACGATCACGTGTACGATTAAAAGCTAAACGATGATTGGCCAGTGAAGGCTTTTTACCTAAAGTAATCAACGGTTCAGCAACACGGCGTAACTCTTTAGCTTTCGGCAAAGTAGTTACAATCGCTTCGTGAGTCAACAATGAATTAGCCATATTACGCAACATAGCAGCACGATGACTGCTGGTGCGGTTTAATTTGCGGTTACCATTACGATGACGCATGTCATTATCCTTTAATCATCAAACTTGTGGCTTTTCCAGACTGGCCGGCGGCCAGGCTTCCAGTTTTGAACCCAACGTCAAACCTTTGGAAGCCAGGACTTCCTTGATTTCATTCAGAGATTTTCTACCCAGATTCGGAGTTTTCAACAGTTCAGTCTCTGTACGTTGAATCAAATCGCCAATATAGTAAATATCTTCAGCTTTCAAACAGTTTGCTGAACGAACGGTCAACTCCAGATCATCCACAGGACGAAGTAGAATAGGATCAATAGGTGGTTCTTTTTCTTCCACTACTGCTACCGGCGTACCCTGTAAATCAGCAAAGATTGACATCTGATCAATCAAAATACAGGCTGCACTGCGTACCGCTTCTTCCGGATCAATTGCACCATTGGTTTCAATATCCAAAACTAAGCGGTCTAAATCAGTACGTTGCTCCACACGAGCCGGTTCCACTTCAAAGCTGACACGACTGATAGGCGAAAAGCTTGCATCCAGTTGAATAGCGCCGATGCGTTTGTGATCGTCTTTATTTCGACGACCAGACACAGCTTCATAACCACGTCCTTGCTCAACCTTGATTTCCATATTAATACTTCCACCTTCTGACAGATGGCAGATAACATGATCAGGATTAACAATTTCGACGTCATGTGGTAACTCGATATCAGCAGCAGTAACAACCCCTGCTCCGGATTTTTTCAGACTTAAAGTTACCTCTGTGCGGCC
This portion of the Snodgrassella alvi genome encodes:
- the dusB gene encoding tRNA dihydrouridine synthase DusB, producing the protein MQIGCYQLTAPVALAPMAGITDKPFRQLCREFGAGWAVSEMITSDPSLQFTRKTLQRADYKGESGIKVVQIAGSEPQQLAEAARYNVARGADVIDINMGCPAKKVCNVLSGSALLQNESLVEAILQAVVNAVDVPVTLKTRLGWDDEHRNILTIAHLAQEAGIAALAVHGRTRTQMYRGEASYDLIAQVRQQINLPLWVNGDITSPQKALKVWQQTEADGVMVGRAAQGQPWLFRDIVHHHQHGCLPPSLTVAEHAQVIIGHIVAMHQFYGDITGVRIARKHIGWYVAALPQGEHFRKQVNSVNDAKIQLQLINDFLDRQVAQLSVWPCSYRQQ
- the dxs gene encoding 1-deoxy-D-xylulose-5-phosphate synthase, translated to MNPTPLLDTIDLPQDLRRLQKSQLPQLADELRAYLLESVSKTGGHFASNLGAVELTVALHYVYQTPQDHLVWDVGHQSYPHKILTGRKGKMATMRQFGGLAGFPKRSESEYDVFGVGHSSTSIGAALGMAVADKLQHRNNRSVAIIGDGAMTAGQAFEALNNAGDMDVDLLVILNDNEMSISPNVGALPKYLARNPLHDVKGLVKSIKQKSEKVLGMVPGALDVAQRVENKIKGLIEESTTSETLSLFDNFGFTYSGPVDGHDVIQLVDVLQDMRNRKGPQLLHIITKKGQGYKLAENDPVTFHAVSAFDPAQGLYSSGANASKPTYTQIFSQWIIDQAAADKKLLAITPAMREGSGLVEFARRYPERYFDVGIAEQHAVTFAAGLACEQMKPVVAIYSTFLQRAYDQLIHDVALQNLPVLFAIDRGGIVGADGPTHAGVYDLSYLRCVPNLVIAVPSDEHECRLLLSSCYQLNQPAAVRYPRGAGTGVPAGTNLATVAIGKGVVRRQGQRIGLIAFGSMVSAAMCVADAIDATVADMRFVKPLDTELLLHLAAEHDYLVTIEENSRIGGAGSAVLEVLAQHNLVKPVLTLGIPDIVTEHGDSEQLLDQMGLSAVKIQQHILDWVV
- the rlmH gene encoding 23S rRNA (pseudouridine(1915)-N(3))-methyltransferase RlmH; its protein translation is MNITVLAVGTKMPQWVDHAVRDYSKRFGREIQFQFKEIKPEKRGAGVNAAQAMAAEEQRIVAAIPAHSYLIVLDERGKAPTSMELADSLKKWQQQGDNLCFIIGGADGMTTNLKQRANMLMRLSSLTLPHGMVRVLLTEQLYRAQSILHNHPYHRE
- the rsfS gene encoding ribosome silencing factor; its protein translation is MDENLIAQWDNMVAICVDALEDIKGKDITVLDTSAQTSLFSRMIIASGDSTRQVKALANNVAVELKEAGYEIISTEGLDSGEWALVDAGDLVVHVMQPAVRDYYDIEALWGGEKPSFHAGAAKPWQAAD
- the nadD gene encoding nicotinate-nucleotide adenylyltransferase, with protein sequence MKRVGLFGGTFDPPHNGHIHIAQAFADELKLDNVIFIPAGDPYHKLRQSNSTAEQRLYMVEQVIAMDKRFSVSDCDVRRKGPTYTIDTVSLFRQVFTQTQLWWLLGMDSLLQLPNWYRYQALLQSVNLAIAQRGRQGLTELPNDLQGWLPEALAKNLTTPDGADGGRAKLLQASFLPVSSHEIRAEWSKGKHDDVPAAVAKYIDQENLYRA
- a CDS encoding carbonic anhydrase, translating into MSLIDEIMDFNQKFVDAEEYEQFFTDKYPEKNLAIVSCMDARILDLLPRALGLKNGDAKVIRNAGALVTHPWGSVMRSLLVAVFEMNVHEIMVIGHYDCGMQELHVPDMLDRMRARGISDERLEILENAGVDFHKWLTDFDSVEDAIMHSVNMIRKHPLMPSEIKVHGLVIHPITGKLNIVVNGNKV
- a CDS encoding NCS2 family permease; amino-acid sequence: MSPVGISFLDRFFKIKESGSSVRTEVLAGLTTFLAMSYILVVNPSILKDAGMDFGAVFVATCISSAFACMMMGLIANYPIALAPGMGLNAYFTYAVVKGMGISWQVALGAVFVSGIIFIILSLFKVREAIVNSLPNSLKFSIGGGIGLFLALVALKSAGVVVSNPATLVSLGDIHSPQVLMTIVGFCFIVTLEHFRVRGGIIIGILTITAVASLMGINQFQGVFAPVPSLAPTFLQLDFHDLFTMSLVSVIFVFFFVDLFDSTGVLIGVAGRAGLLVDGKLPRVKKALLADSTAIVVGAGLGTSSTTAYVESAAGAAAGGRTGLTAVVVGILMLASLWFSKLAASVPPYATAPALMYVGVLMMRSMTEIDWKDVSEAAPAFFTLIFMPFAYSIADGIAMGFISYALIKLFCGRVKDVSYMVWIIAVLWAFKLLWLGA
- the miaB gene encoding tRNA (N6-isopentenyl adenosine(37)-C2)-methylthiotransferase MiaB, which produces MKKVFIRTFGCQMNEYDSEKMLSVLAEGQSLERTDRAEDADIILFNTCSVREKAQEKVFSDLGRIRPLKAKNPNLIIGVGGCVASQEGEAIIQRAPYVDVVFGPQTLHRLPQMILDKETSGLSQVDISFPEIEKFDHLPPARVEGGAAFVSIMEGCSKYCSFCVVPYTRGEEFSRPLEDVLTEIAGLAQQGVKEINLLGQNVNAYRGDMGNGEICDFATLLRIVHEIPGIERMRFTTSHPREFSDAIIECYRDLPKLVSHLHLPVQSGSDRVLAAMKRGYTALEYKHIIRKLRAIRPDLCLSSDFIVGFPGETEREFEQTLKLVQDLAFDLSFVFIYSPRPGTPAANLPDDTPHTEKVRRLEALNEVIEAETARINQSMLGSVQRCLVEGVSKKDPDQLQARTANNRVVNFTGHPRLINQMVELEITEAHTFSLRGKIVLAE
- the rplQ gene encoding 50S ribosomal protein L17 → MRHRNGNRKLNRTSSHRAAMLRNMANSLLTHEAIVTTLPKAKELRRVAEPLITLGKKPSLANHRLAFNRTRDREVVVKLFNELGPRFANRNGGYLRILKYGFRKGDNAPLALVELVEKAPETEAVAE
- the rpoA gene encoding DNA-directed RNA polymerase subunit alpha, encoding MQNTSEFLKPRQIDVDTLSATRAKVSMEPFERGFGHTLGNALRRILLSSMNGYASTEVTIEGVLHEYSTLDSVQEDVVDILLNLKGVVFKVHGRTEVTLSLKKSGAGVVTAADIELPHDVEIVNPDHVICHLSEGGSINMEIKVEQGRGYEAVSGRRNKDDHKRIGAIQLDASFSPISRVSFEVEPARVEQRTDLDRLVLDIETNGAIDPEEAVRSAACILIDQMSIFADLQGTPVAVVEEKEPPIDPILLRPVDDLELTVRSANCLKAEDIYYIGDLIQRTETELLKTPNLGRKSLNEIKEVLASKGLTLGSKLEAWPPASLEKPQV